In Streptomyces sp. NBC_01551, one DNA window encodes the following:
- a CDS encoding PhoH family protein, giving the protein MVTSTKRRLPDRRTYVLDTSVLLADPNAISRFDEHEVVLPIVVITELEAKRHHPELGYFARQALRLLDDFRVRYGRLDAPIPLGELGGTLRVELNHSDPGVLPAGFRLGDNDSRILAVARNLQAEGYDVTVVSKDLPLRIKASSVGLLAEEYRAELAITGAGWTGMSELSLSGEQVDLLYSEERLYVPEAAELPVHTGLVLQSERGKALGRVTADGNVKLVRGDREAFGLHGRSAEQRIALDLLLDPEIGILSMGGRAGTGKSALALCAGLEAVLERRQHQKVMVFRPLYAVGGQDLGYLPGDASEKMSPWAQAVFDTLSAVAGREVIEEVLNRGMLEVLPLTHIRGRSLHDAFVIVDEAQSLERNVLLTVLSRIGANSRVVLTHDVAQRDNLRVGRYDGVVAVVEKLKGHPLFAHITLTRSERSPIAALVTEMLENL; this is encoded by the coding sequence GTGGTGACCAGCACAAAGCGCCGCCTGCCCGACAGGCGGACCTACGTCCTCGACACCAGCGTCCTGCTGGCAGACCCCAACGCGATCTCGCGCTTCGACGAGCACGAGGTCGTGCTCCCGATCGTGGTGATCACCGAGCTGGAGGCAAAGAGGCACCATCCCGAACTCGGCTACTTCGCCCGCCAGGCCCTCCGCCTGCTCGACGACTTCCGGGTTCGCTACGGTCGCCTCGACGCCCCCATCCCGCTGGGCGAGCTGGGCGGAACCCTGCGTGTCGAGCTCAACCACTCCGACCCCGGTGTCCTGCCGGCCGGCTTCCGGTTGGGGGACAACGACTCGCGGATCCTCGCGGTCGCCCGCAACCTCCAAGCCGAAGGCTACGACGTCACGGTCGTCTCGAAGGATCTCCCGCTGCGCATCAAGGCCTCCTCGGTGGGGCTGCTCGCCGAGGAGTACCGGGCGGAGCTCGCGATCACCGGCGCCGGCTGGACCGGCATGAGCGAGCTCAGCCTCTCCGGGGAGCAGGTGGACCTGCTCTACTCCGAGGAGCGCCTGTACGTTCCGGAGGCGGCCGAACTGCCCGTGCACACCGGTCTGGTCCTCCAGTCCGAGCGCGGCAAGGCCCTGGGCCGCGTCACGGCGGACGGCAACGTGAAGCTCGTACGGGGCGACCGTGAGGCCTTCGGGCTGCACGGGCGCAGCGCAGAGCAGCGCATCGCGCTCGACCTGCTGCTCGACCCGGAGATCGGCATCCTCTCCATGGGCGGCCGGGCCGGCACCGGAAAGTCGGCGCTGGCGCTGTGCGCGGGCCTGGAGGCGGTGCTGGAGCGCAGGCAGCACCAGAAGGTGATGGTCTTCCGGCCGCTGTACGCGGTCGGCGGCCAGGACCTCGGCTACCTGCCCGGGGACGCGTCCGAGAAGATGAGCCCCTGGGCGCAGGCGGTCTTCGACACCCTCTCGGCCGTGGCGGGCCGCGAGGTCATCGAGGAGGTGCTGAACCGGGGGATGCTGGAGGTCCTGCCGCTCACGCACATCCGGGGCCGTTCGCTGCACGACGCGTTCGTGATCGTCGACGAGGCGCAGTCGCTGGAGCGGAACGTCCTTCTGACCGTTCTGTCCCGGATCGGTGCGAATTCGCGGGTCGTTCTGACCCATGACGTCGCCCAGCGGGACAACCTGCGGGTCGGCCGCTACGACGGAGTCGTCGCCGTGGTCGAGAAGCTGAAGGGGCATCCGCTCTTCGCGCACATCACGCTGACGCGTTCCGAGCGTTCGCCGATCGCCGCGCTGGTCACCGAGATGCTGGAGAACCTGTAG
- a CDS encoding transglycosylase SLT domain-containing protein: protein MSRISVRGFAVASATAVTTVGAVVGVATGDPATNDLETTASGATLLTDIPVGDQAVVQSASLTQQADSIAHAADADAKRSAEEAARVQAAEDAKAKKAEAQKAADEKAEKEKKEREEKEQVASRSATRDAGDFEVQSSYTVAQVKAMAQQMIPAGQFQCFSNIVNHESTWNYKAVNASSGAYGLVQALPGTKMASAGADWRTNPATQIKWGLNYMNERYGSPCGAWSFWQANSWY from the coding sequence GTGAGCCGGATCTCGGTCCGGGGGTTCGCCGTGGCTTCGGCCACCGCGGTCACCACCGTCGGCGCAGTCGTCGGCGTCGCGACGGGCGACCCCGCCACCAACGACCTTGAGACGACCGCGTCCGGCGCGACTCTCCTCACCGACATCCCGGTCGGCGACCAGGCCGTCGTCCAGAGCGCGTCCCTGACGCAGCAGGCCGACTCCATCGCCCACGCCGCCGACGCCGACGCCAAGCGCTCGGCGGAGGAAGCCGCCCGCGTCCAGGCAGCCGAGGACGCCAAGGCCAAGAAGGCCGAGGCGCAGAAGGCGGCCGACGAGAAGGCGGAGAAGGAGAAGAAGGAGCGGGAGGAGAAGGAGCAGGTCGCCAGCCGCTCCGCCACCCGCGACGCCGGTGACTTCGAGGTCCAGAGCTCGTACACGGTCGCCCAGGTCAAGGCCATGGCCCAGCAGATGATCCCGGCCGGGCAGTTCCAGTGCTTCTCCAACATCGTGAACCACGAGTCCACCTGGAACTACAAGGCCGTCAACGCCTCCTCGGGCGCGTACGGTCTGGTCCAGGCGCTCCCGGGCACGAAGATGGCCTCGGCCGGCGCCGACTGGCGCACCAACCCGGCCACCCAGATCAAGTGGGGCCTGAACTACATGAACGAGCGCTACGGCAGCCCCTGTGGCGCGTGGAGCTTCTGGCAGGCCAACAGCTGGTACTAG
- a CDS encoding AI-2E family transporter codes for MAKRAGWLGRLGNRLSRMEARLDERRAEVEAETSGVPQAPADAAPAPAAIPVPVPGPRERPDPVTVVPWGMRVAAEVSWRLLLLAGMLWVLMKVISEVRLVVLAFAAALLVTALLQPFVVRLRRLGLPRGLATAVTAILGFVVIGLVGWFVVWQVMENLDDLSDRVRDGINELKLWALDSPFHVTEKQINDIAKNLTDTIGTNTEEITSAGLQGVTVLVEVLTGMLLAMFSTLFLLYDGKRIWTWVLGLVPAPARPGVAGAGPRAWRTLTAYVRGTVLVALIDAVFIGLGLYFLDVTMAVPLAVFIFLFAFIPLVGAVISGALAVVVALVTQGVFTALSVLAVVLLVQQIEGHVLQPFILGRAVRVHPLAVVLSVAAGGMIAGIGGAVVAVPLVAVTNTVVGYLRAYSQDQLRAGAPAIGAAPHGATAVSGDMPETV; via the coding sequence ATGGCGAAGAGGGCAGGCTGGCTCGGGCGGCTGGGGAACCGGCTGAGCCGGATGGAGGCGCGCCTCGACGAACGGCGTGCCGAGGTCGAGGCCGAGACCTCCGGGGTGCCCCAGGCGCCCGCGGATGCCGCCCCCGCGCCGGCCGCCATACCGGTCCCCGTGCCCGGTCCGCGCGAACGCCCCGATCCCGTCACGGTCGTTCCGTGGGGGATGCGGGTCGCCGCCGAGGTCAGCTGGCGGCTGCTGCTGCTCGCGGGCATGCTCTGGGTGCTGATGAAGGTGATCAGCGAGGTCCGCCTGGTCGTCCTCGCGTTCGCCGCCGCCCTCCTCGTCACCGCGCTGCTCCAGCCCTTCGTGGTCCGGCTGCGCCGGCTGGGGCTGCCGCGCGGGCTGGCCACCGCCGTGACCGCGATCCTCGGCTTCGTCGTCATCGGGCTCGTCGGCTGGTTCGTGGTCTGGCAGGTCATGGAGAACCTCGACGACCTCTCCGACCGGGTCCGCGACGGCATCAACGAGCTCAAACTCTGGGCGCTGGACAGTCCGTTCCACGTGACCGAGAAGCAGATCAACGACATCGCGAAGAACCTGACCGACACCATCGGCACCAACACCGAGGAGATCACCTCCGCCGGCCTGCAGGGCGTGACGGTGCTCGTCGAGGTGCTGACGGGCATGCTGCTCGCGATGTTCTCGACGCTGTTCCTGCTGTACGACGGCAAGCGCATCTGGACCTGGGTGCTGGGCCTGGTGCCCGCCCCCGCCCGGCCTGGCGTCGCGGGCGCCGGTCCGCGCGCCTGGCGCACGCTGACGGCGTACGTGCGCGGCACGGTCCTGGTCGCGCTCATCGACGCCGTGTTCATCGGCCTAGGCCTGTACTTCCTCGACGTCACGATGGCGGTGCCGCTCGCGGTCTTCATCTTCCTGTTCGCCTTCATCCCGCTGGTCGGCGCGGTGATCTCCGGGGCCCTCGCGGTGGTCGTGGCCCTGGTGACGCAGGGCGTGTTCACCGCGCTGAGCGTGCTGGCCGTGGTGCTGCTCGTGCAGCAGATCGAGGGGCACGTGCTCCAGCCCTTCATCCTGGGCCGGGCGGTACGGGTCCACCCGCTCGCGGTGGTGCTCTCGGTGGCGGCCGGCGGGATGATCGCCGGCATCGGCGGAGCGGTCGTCGCCGTCCCGCTGGTGGCCGTCACCAACACCGTGGTGGGATACCTGCGGGCGTACTCGCAGGACCAGCTCCGCGCGGGCGCCCCGGCGATCGGCGCGGCGCCCCACGGGGCGACGGCCGTGAGTGGGGACATGCCGGAAACGGTCTGA
- a CDS encoding alkyl hydroperoxide reductase, translating into MSLDSLKSAIPDFAKDLKLNLGSVIGNQDTLSQQQLWGTVLSCAIAGRSPRVLRELEPEAKANLSPEAYAAAKSAAAIMAMNNVFYRTRHLLSDPEYGTLRAGLRMNVIGNPGVEKVDFELWSLAVSAINGCGQCLDSHEQVLRKAGVDRETVQEAFKVASVIQAVAVTLDAEAALAAE; encoded by the coding sequence ATGTCCCTCGACTCCCTCAAGTCCGCCATACCGGACTTCGCCAAGGACCTGAAGCTGAACCTCGGTTCGGTCATCGGCAACCAGGACACCCTCTCGCAGCAGCAGCTGTGGGGCACCGTGTTGTCCTGCGCGATCGCCGGCCGCTCCCCGCGCGTCCTGCGTGAGCTGGAGCCGGAGGCGAAGGCGAACCTGTCGCCCGAGGCGTACGCCGCGGCCAAGTCCGCCGCCGCGATCATGGCGATGAACAACGTCTTCTACCGCACCCGGCACCTGCTCTCCGACCCGGAGTACGGCACGCTGCGCGCGGGCCTGCGGATGAACGTCATCGGCAACCCGGGCGTGGAGAAGGTCGACTTCGAGCTGTGGTCGCTCGCGGTCTCCGCGATCAACGGCTGCGGCCAGTGCCTGGACTCGCACGAGCAGGTCCTGCGCAAGGCCGGCGTCGACCGCGAGACCGTCCAGGAGGCCTTCAAGGTCGCCTCGGTGATCCAGGCCGTCGCGGTCACCCTCGACGCCGAGGCCGCCCTCGCCGCCGAGTAG
- a CDS encoding peroxiredoxin, whose product MLTVGDKFPSYDLTACVSLEAGSEFAQIDHKTYEGKWRVVFFWPKDFTFVCPTEIAAFGKLNDEFADRDAQILGVSGDSEFVHHAWRKDHADLRDLPFPMLADSKHDLMRACGVEGEDGFAQRAVFIVDQNNEIQFTMVTAGSVGRNPKEVLRVLDALQTDELCPCNWNKGEGTLDAGALLAGE is encoded by the coding sequence GTGCTCACTGTCGGCGACAAGTTCCCCTCGTACGATCTGACCGCTTGTGTCTCGCTGGAAGCGGGCAGCGAGTTCGCCCAGATCGACCACAAGACCTACGAGGGCAAGTGGCGCGTCGTCTTCTTCTGGCCGAAGGACTTCACGTTCGTCTGCCCGACCGAGATCGCCGCGTTCGGCAAGCTGAACGACGAGTTCGCCGACCGCGACGCGCAGATCCTGGGCGTCTCCGGTGACTCCGAGTTCGTGCACCACGCCTGGCGCAAGGACCACGCCGACCTGCGTGACCTGCCCTTCCCGATGCTGGCCGACTCCAAGCACGACCTCATGCGCGCCTGCGGCGTCGAGGGCGAGGACGGCTTCGCGCAGCGCGCCGTCTTCATCGTCGACCAGAACAACGAGATCCAGTTCACGATGGTGACCGCCGGTTCCGTGGGCCGTAACCCCAAGGAGGTCCTGCGGGTCCTCGACGCCCTGCAGACCGACGAGCTGTGCCCCTGCAACTGGAACAAGGGCGAGGGCACCCTGGACGCCGGCGCGCTGCTGGCCGGTGAGTGA
- a CDS encoding hydrogen peroxide-inducible genes activator, whose amino-acid sequence MAVGNRGLKQATLAQLRAFVAVAEHLHFRDAAAAIGMSQPALSGSVSALEEALGVQLLERTTRKVLLSPAGERIAARARGVLDAMGGLLEEAEAVRAPFTGVLRLGVIPTVAPYLLPTVLGLFHRRYPRMDLQVHEEQTSSLLEGLTGGRLDLLLLAVPLGMPGVTELPVFDEDFVLLAPRAHPLAGRRDIPREELRGLQLLLLDEGHCLRDQALDICREAGRTDGADVTTTAAGLSTLVQLVAGGLGVTLLPRTALRLETTRNEYLATGCFAEPAPSRRIALAMRTGTARQEEFRAIAAALREAVRPLPVWPTD is encoded by the coding sequence GTGGCTGTCGGTAATAGGGGACTCAAACAGGCGACGCTCGCGCAGCTGCGCGCGTTCGTCGCCGTCGCGGAGCACCTGCACTTTCGCGACGCGGCCGCCGCCATCGGGATGAGCCAGCCCGCCCTCTCCGGGTCCGTCTCCGCGCTGGAGGAGGCCCTCGGCGTCCAACTGCTGGAGCGCACCACCCGCAAGGTGCTGCTCTCCCCGGCCGGCGAGCGGATCGCCGCCCGGGCGCGCGGGGTGCTCGACGCCATGGGCGGGCTGCTGGAGGAGGCCGAGGCGGTACGAGCGCCCTTCACCGGGGTGCTGCGCCTCGGCGTGATCCCCACGGTGGCCCCGTACCTGCTGCCGACGGTGCTCGGGCTGTTCCACCGGCGCTACCCGCGGATGGACCTCCAGGTGCACGAGGAGCAGACCTCCTCGCTGCTGGAGGGGCTGACCGGCGGGCGGCTCGACCTGCTGCTGCTCGCCGTGCCCCTGGGGATGCCCGGGGTCACCGAACTGCCCGTCTTCGACGAGGACTTCGTCCTCCTCGCGCCCCGCGCGCACCCGCTCGCCGGGCGGCGAGACATCCCGCGCGAGGAACTGCGGGGCCTGCAACTGCTGTTGCTGGACGAGGGGCACTGCCTGCGGGACCAGGCCCTGGACATCTGCCGCGAGGCGGGGCGCACCGACGGGGCGGACGTCACCACGACCGCCGCCGGACTGTCCACGCTGGTCCAACTCGTCGCCGGCGGGCTGGGGGTGACGCTGCTGCCGCGTACCGCGCTGCGGCTGGAGACCACCCGAAACGAGTACCTGGCCACCGGCTGCTTCGCCGAGCCCGCGCCCTCGCGGCGGATCGCGCTGGCCATGCGGACCGGCACGGCCCGGCAGGAGGAGTTCCGGGCCATCGCGGCCGCGCTGCGCGAAGCCGTACGCCCGCTCCCGGTGTGGCCGACGGACTGA
- a CDS encoding ABC transporter permease, producing MSQLRTWARDLVLGARFAFAGGREGWTRTLLTGVGVGLGVALLLLTSAVPSALSARDERGFARETFSSPSAEQPGRDTLLTAQVNQSYRAYGVDGRLLQPEGPDAPLPPGLKAFPGPGEMAVSPALDRLMKSDEGKLLRERLDGKIVSTIGDAGLVGPGDLFFYAGTDRLRTMDAGPYVQRITAFGSGMEAQPLDPVLTLLVVLMFVALLMPVAVFIAAAVRFGGDRRDRRLAALRLVGADSRMVRRIAAGEALAGSLVGLAVGAGFFLIARQLADGVSVYQRSVFPHDLNPTLWLASLIALAVPAAAVAVTLFALRGVVIEPLGVVRTATPRRRRIWWRLLLPLAGLGLLAPMMGRGNEGGRFNQWQVSGGVVLLLVGITVLLPWILERVVGRLGGSGSVSWQLAVRRLQLTSGSAARLVNGIAVAVAGAIALQMLFAGAEGEYTKDTGQDPTRASVSILSRNVSDEHINAIAESVARGRGVTKTVPLRSTSAAPSPDGGAKEVDVNIGSCAALSELATLPACKDGDVFYVTGTPDPSVPRGADAEPGQKLFVGNLHNSEGREPVAWTVPADARPAAARKDPIGVLRTGLLITPAAAPKAFGESQFSQVYVLLDPKVADGLELARNAAFKADPLATAMTLAETETSGRFSSIRTGLFVGATLVLVLIGASLLVSQLEQLRERKKLLSSLVAFGTKRSTLSLSVLWQTALPIGLGLALASTVGIALGAVLMRMTNVSVRVDWASVASMAGIGAGVALAVTLLSLPPLLRLMRPDGLRTE from the coding sequence ATGAGCCAGCTCCGCACATGGGCGCGCGACCTCGTCCTGGGCGCCCGGTTCGCCTTCGCCGGCGGCCGCGAAGGCTGGACGCGCACCCTGCTCACCGGCGTGGGCGTCGGCCTCGGCGTCGCACTGCTGCTGCTCACCAGCGCCGTGCCGTCCGCCCTCTCGGCCCGCGACGAGCGCGGCTTCGCGCGCGAGACGTTCAGCTCGCCGAGCGCCGAACAGCCCGGCCGCGACACCCTGCTGACCGCCCAGGTGAACCAGTCGTACCGCGCGTACGGCGTGGACGGACGCCTCCTCCAGCCCGAGGGCCCCGACGCCCCGCTGCCGCCGGGCCTGAAGGCCTTCCCCGGCCCGGGCGAGATGGCCGTCTCCCCCGCCCTCGACCGGCTGATGAAGAGCGACGAGGGCAAGCTGCTCCGCGAGCGCCTCGACGGGAAGATCGTCTCCACCATCGGGGACGCGGGCCTGGTCGGCCCCGGGGACCTCTTCTTCTACGCCGGCACCGACCGGCTCCGGACGATGGACGCGGGCCCGTACGTCCAGCGGATCACGGCCTTCGGGAGCGGCATGGAGGCCCAACCCCTGGACCCCGTCCTCACGCTGCTCGTGGTGCTGATGTTCGTCGCCCTGCTGATGCCGGTCGCCGTGTTCATCGCGGCCGCCGTCCGCTTCGGCGGCGACCGCCGCGACCGCCGGCTCGCGGCGCTGCGGCTCGTGGGCGCCGACAGCCGGATGGTGCGCCGGATCGCGGCGGGCGAGGCGCTCGCGGGATCGCTGGTCGGCCTGGCGGTGGGCGCCGGCTTCTTCCTCATCGCCCGGCAGCTCGCCGACGGCGTGAGCGTCTACCAGCGCAGCGTCTTCCCCCACGACCTCAACCCGACGCTCTGGCTGGCCTCGCTCATCGCGCTCGCCGTCCCCGCGGCGGCCGTCGCCGTGACCCTGTTCGCGCTGCGCGGCGTGGTCATCGAGCCGCTCGGCGTCGTCCGTACGGCCACCCCGCGCAGGCGCCGGATCTGGTGGCGGCTGCTGCTGCCGCTGGCCGGACTCGGCCTGCTCGCCCCGATGATGGGCCGCGGCAACGAGGGCGGCCGGTTCAACCAGTGGCAGGTCTCCGGCGGCGTCGTGCTGCTGCTGGTCGGCATCACCGTACTGCTGCCCTGGATCCTGGAACGGGTCGTCGGCCGCCTCGGCGGCTCCGGCTCGGTCTCCTGGCAGCTGGCCGTCCGCCGGCTCCAGCTCACCAGCGGCAGCGCCGCCCGGCTGGTCAACGGCATCGCGGTCGCGGTCGCCGGGGCCATCGCCCTGCAGATGCTGTTCGCCGGCGCCGAGGGCGAGTACACCAAGGACACCGGCCAGGACCCGACCCGGGCCTCGGTGTCGATCCTGTCCCGCAACGTCAGTGACGAGCACATCAACGCGATCGCCGAGTCGGTCGCCCGGGGCAGGGGCGTCACCAAGACCGTACCGCTGCGCTCCACCTCCGCCGCGCCCAGCCCGGACGGGGGCGCCAAGGAGGTCGACGTCAACATCGGCAGCTGCGCCGCTCTGAGCGAGCTCGCGACGCTGCCCGCCTGCAAGGACGGCGACGTCTTCTACGTGACTGGCACCCCCGACCCCTCGGTGCCGCGCGGCGCCGACGCCGAGCCGGGGCAGAAGCTGTTCGTCGGGAACCTCCACAACAGCGAGGGCCGCGAGCCGGTCGCCTGGACCGTGCCCGCCGACGCCCGGCCGGCGGCCGCCCGCAAGGACCCCATCGGGGTGCTGCGCACGGGCCTGCTGATCACCCCGGCCGCCGCCCCCAAGGCGTTCGGTGAGTCCCAGTTCTCCCAGGTGTACGTGCTGCTGGACCCGAAGGTGGCGGACGGCCTGGAGCTGGCCCGCAACGCGGCCTTCAAGGCCGACCCGCTGGCCACCGCCATGACCCTGGCGGAGACCGAGACCTCCGGGCGGTTCAGCTCCATCCGGACGGGCCTGTTCGTCGGCGCCACCCTGGTGCTGGTACTGATCGGGGCCAGCCTGCTGGTCTCGCAGCTGGAGCAGTTGCGGGAGCGCAAGAAACTGCTGTCCTCGCTGGTCGCCTTCGGGACGAAGCGCTCCACGCTGAGCCTGTCGGTGCTGTGGCAGACGGCCCTGCCGATCGGCCTCGGCCTGGCCCTGGCTTCGACCGTCGGCATCGCGCTCGGGGCGGTGCTGATGCGGATGACCAACGTCTCGGTCCGCGTCGACTGGGCCTCGGTCGCCTCCATGGCCGGCATCGGCGCCGGGGTCGCACTGGCGGTCACCCTGCTCAGCCTGCCGCCGCTGCTGCGGCTGATGCGCCCGGACGGCCTGCGCACGGAGTGA
- a CDS encoding ABC transporter ATP-binding protein: MTPAGTLLSATDLRKAYGPTRALDGAEFSIHPGEVVAVMGPSGSGKSTLLHCLAGIVTPDSGTITYAGRELSAMNDAERSALRRSEFGFVFQFGQLVPELTCVENVALPLRLTGVKRKEAERTALHWMAKLEVADLGAKRPGEVSGGQGQRVAVARALVTQPRVIFADEPTGALDSLNGELVMQLLTEAARSANAAVVLVTHETRVAAYSDREIVVRDGKSRDMERIV, from the coding sequence ATGACCCCGGCCGGCACCCTGCTCTCCGCCACGGATCTCCGCAAGGCGTACGGGCCCACCCGCGCCCTCGACGGCGCCGAGTTCTCGATCCACCCCGGTGAGGTCGTCGCCGTCATGGGGCCCTCCGGCTCCGGCAAGTCGACGCTCCTGCACTGCCTCGCCGGGATCGTCACGCCCGACTCCGGCACCATCACCTACGCCGGCCGCGAGCTCTCCGCGATGAACGACGCCGAGCGCAGCGCCCTGCGGCGCAGCGAGTTCGGCTTCGTCTTCCAGTTCGGCCAGCTCGTCCCCGAGCTCACCTGCGTGGAGAACGTCGCCCTGCCGCTGCGCCTGACCGGCGTCAAGCGCAAGGAGGCCGAGCGGACCGCCCTGCACTGGATGGCCAAGCTGGAGGTCGCCGACCTCGGCGCCAAGCGCCCCGGCGAGGTCAGCGGCGGCCAGGGCCAGCGCGTGGCCGTCGCCCGCGCCCTGGTCACCCAGCCGCGCGTGATATTCGCCGACGAGCCCACCGGCGCCCTCGACTCCCTCAACGGCGAGCTGGTCATGCAGCTGCTCACCGAGGCCGCCCGGTCCGCCAACGCGGCCGTCGTCCTCGTCACCCACGAGACCCGGGTGGCGGCCTACTCCGACCGCGAGATCGTCGTACGCGACGGCAAGTCCCGCGACATGGAGCGCATCGTATGA
- a CDS encoding PadR family transcriptional regulator translates to MSIGHTLLGLLEAGPRHGYDLKRAFDEKFGHDRPLAYGQVYSTMSRLLKNGLVEVDGIESGGGPDRKRYAITDAGITDVESWLSQPEKPEPYLHSTLYTKVVLALLTGRSANELLDTQRAEHLRLMRVLTQRKRKGDLADQLVCDHALFHLEADLRWLELTAARLDQLAQEVRR, encoded by the coding sequence ATGTCCATCGGTCACACCTTGCTCGGCCTCCTGGAGGCCGGCCCGCGCCACGGCTACGACCTCAAACGCGCCTTCGACGAGAAGTTCGGCCACGATCGCCCCCTCGCCTACGGGCAGGTCTACTCGACCATGTCCCGCCTCCTGAAGAACGGCCTCGTCGAGGTCGACGGGATCGAGAGCGGCGGCGGTCCCGACCGCAAGCGGTACGCCATCACGGACGCCGGCATCACCGATGTCGAGAGCTGGCTCTCACAGCCCGAGAAGCCCGAGCCGTACCTCCACTCGACCCTGTACACCAAGGTCGTCCTCGCCCTGCTCACAGGCCGCAGCGCCAACGAGCTGCTGGACACCCAGCGCGCCGAGCACCTGCGGCTCATGCGCGTCCTGACCCAGCGCAAGCGCAAGGGCGACCTCGCCGACCAGCTCGTGTGCGACCACGCCCTGTTCCACCTCGAAGCGGATCTGCGGTGGCTGGAGCTCACCGCCGCCCGCCTCGACCAGCTCGCCCAGGAGGTACGCCGATGA
- a CDS encoding SPFH domain-containing protein: MTNASATDAGTSPGTGSGTGTSHDVREFAARSVGGGLALLLGLLGVIAGAGLIAFGAAAAAVGAKVALILGGILVVLAAIVAMSGLNTVAPGEARVVQLFGRYRGTIRADGLRWVNPLTSREKISTRVRNHETAVLKVNDAYGNPIELAAVVVWRVEDTARAVFEVEDFTEFVETQTEAAVRHIAIEYPYDSHDEGGLSLRGNAEEITEKLAVELHARVEAAGVHIIESRFTHLAYAPEIASAMLQRQQAGAVVAARKQIVEGAVGMVELALTRLAEEEIVELDAERKAAMVSNLMVVLCGDRAAQPVVNTGTLYQ; the protein is encoded by the coding sequence ATGACAAACGCATCGGCCACGGACGCGGGCACGAGCCCCGGCACGGGCTCCGGCACGGGCACGTCGCACGACGTACGGGAGTTCGCGGCGCGCAGCGTCGGCGGCGGACTGGCGCTTCTTCTGGGCCTGTTGGGCGTGATAGCCGGCGCGGGCCTGATCGCCTTCGGCGCGGCGGCCGCGGCGGTCGGCGCGAAGGTGGCGCTCATCCTCGGCGGCATCCTGGTGGTCCTCGCCGCGATCGTCGCGATGAGCGGGCTCAACACGGTCGCGCCGGGCGAGGCCCGGGTGGTCCAGCTGTTCGGCCGCTACCGGGGCACGATCCGCGCCGACGGACTGCGCTGGGTCAACCCGCTGACCTCCCGCGAGAAGATCTCCACCCGCGTCCGCAACCACGAGACGGCCGTCCTGAAGGTCAACGACGCGTACGGCAACCCCATCGAGCTGGCGGCCGTCGTGGTCTGGCGGGTCGAGGACACGGCGCGGGCGGTCTTCGAGGTGGAGGACTTCACGGAGTTCGTGGAGACGCAGACCGAGGCGGCGGTGCGCCACATCGCCATCGAGTACCCCTACGACTCGCACGACGAGGGCGGCCTGTCGCTGCGCGGCAACGCCGAGGAGATCACCGAGAAGCTCGCGGTCGAGCTCCACGCCCGGGTCGAGGCGGCGGGCGTCCACATCATCGAGTCCCGCTTCACGCACCTCGCGTACGCTCCGGAGATCGCCTCCGCGATGCTCCAGCGCCAGCAGGCGGGGGCGGTCGTGGCGGCGCGCAAGCAGATCGTCGAGGGCGCGGTGGGCATGGTCGAGCTGGCCCTGACACGGCTGGCGGAGGAGGAGATCGTGGAACTGGACGCGGAGCGCAAGGCGGCGATGGTCTCGAACCTGATGGTGGTCCTCTGCGGCGACCGCGCGGCCCAGCCGGTCGTCAACACGGGCACCCTCTACCAGTGA